The bacterium genome has a segment encoding these proteins:
- the tnpA gene encoding IS200/IS605 family transposase, translated as MSNYRSLRHTRWECKYHVVFIPKYRKKVTFGQLRRELGDIFHELARQKESRIEEGHLMADHVHMMISIPPKYAVSQVIGYLKGKSAIHIARNFGERKRNFVGQHFWARGYFVSTVGRDEETIREYIRYQETEDRKVDQLNLL; from the coding sequence TTGAGTAACTATAGGAGTCTACGCCACACCAGATGGGAGTGTAAGTACCACGTGGTCTTCATTCCCAAGTACCGGAAGAAGGTGACCTTCGGACAGCTACGGAGGGAATTGGGAGACATCTTCCACGAGCTGGCGCGCCAGAAGGAGAGCCGGATCGAGGAAGGTCATCTGATGGCAGACCACGTGCACATGATGATCTCGATTCCGCCGAAGTACGCAGTGTCGCAGGTGATCGGGTACTTGAAAGGAAAGAGTGCGATCCACATCGCCCGGAATTTCGGAGAGCGAAAGCGCAACTTCGTAGGGCAGCACTTCTGGGCTCGCGGGTACTTCGTTTCGACCGTGGGACGAGATGAGGAGACGATCCGTGAATACATCCGGTATCAAGAGACCGAGGATCGAAAAGTCGACCAGCTGAATCTGTTATGA
- a CDS encoding glycosyltransferase family 2 protein yields the protein MKLLCISVNFRSSELTLRLLAALEPALDGLDAAITVVENGSGDGSEARLQDGIEALSGRIPVQLLCSSENLGFGGGNNLAIRAAMDGPEPPDVFHLINPDAVPEPEALREMLAFLDGQPGAGIAGSAVVDDSGEFHSSAFRFPSPLGEFESRLRIGLISRLLKNWRAPMPPDGTTRTVDWVSGSSCSLRRAMLEKIGLFDEEFFLYFEETNLCRQAKTAGFEVWTVPTSIVHHTGAVMTGLDDLTRRRPAFWFESRRLYLQKHHARPGLWIANLAWLLGSLGFGLRRMLGRRPQVDPPRLVTDFLRHSFGIRTRMGTRT from the coding sequence ATGAAGCTCCTTTGCATCAGCGTCAACTTTCGCAGCTCCGAGCTGACGCTACGCCTCTTGGCCGCTCTCGAGCCGGCACTCGACGGGCTCGACGCCGCCATCACGGTGGTAGAGAACGGCTCTGGAGACGGCTCGGAGGCGAGGCTGCAAGACGGGATCGAAGCGCTCTCTGGTCGCATTCCCGTGCAACTGCTGTGCAGCTCCGAGAACCTGGGCTTCGGTGGCGGAAACAACCTTGCAATCCGCGCAGCCATGGACGGACCAGAGCCGCCGGATGTCTTCCATCTGATCAACCCCGATGCCGTCCCGGAACCAGAAGCCCTACGAGAGATGCTGGCATTCCTCGACGGGCAGCCCGGAGCGGGAATAGCGGGTAGCGCCGTGGTCGATGACAGTGGGGAATTCCACAGCTCGGCCTTCCGCTTTCCCAGCCCACTTGGCGAATTCGAAAGCAGACTGCGGATCGGGTTGATCTCACGACTCTTGAAGAATTGGCGTGCCCCGATGCCGCCTGATGGCACGACACGCACTGTCGACTGGGTTTCTGGCTCGAGCTGCTCCCTGCGCCGCGCAATGCTCGAGAAGATTGGACTGTTCGACGAAGAGTTCTTCCTCTACTTCGAGGAGACGAATCTCTGCCGACAAGCGAAGACGGCAGGCTTCGAGGTCTGGACCGTACCAACGAGCATCGTACACCACACAGGCGCGGTGATGACGGGGCTGGATGATCTCACCCGGCGGCGCCCCGCATTCTGGTTCGAATCCCGCCGCCTGTACCTGCAGAAGCACCACGCACGGCCCGGTCTGTGGATCGCCAACCTAGCCTGGTTGCTCGGCAGCCTGGGCTTTGGCCTACGCCGAATGCTCGGCCGGCGGCCCCAAGTCGATCCGCCCCGATTGGTCACGGACTTCCTGCGGCACAGTTTCGGGATTCGGACGAGAATGGGAACCCGTACATGA
- a CDS encoding FkbM family methyltransferase, with protein sequence MRELHLEPERGEAVLRRLLDRQSNCIDIGAHIGSVLSDILRLSPKGTHVAIEPVSTKADWLRRKFPEVEVHALALGEEAEEADFQENLSRPGYSRLGGDVNARDRVRQRRVRVRPLDEVIPLARPVHFIKIDVEGAELSALRGAKKILARWRPPIMFESGPDGAAAFGYHRRQLFDFLNKDQGYEIFHFQDFLDGGEPLSWCDFDACHEYPARARNFIAIRADRPVQDQALLR encoded by the coding sequence TTGCGCGAGCTGCATCTCGAACCCGAACGCGGCGAGGCGGTTCTGCGGCGTCTGCTCGACCGACAGTCCAACTGCATCGATATCGGTGCTCATATCGGGAGCGTGTTGAGCGATATCCTCCGGCTCTCACCGAAGGGAACTCATGTTGCGATCGAGCCGGTATCCACCAAAGCGGATTGGCTTCGTCGGAAGTTCCCGGAAGTAGAGGTGCATGCTCTGGCACTCGGCGAAGAAGCAGAGGAGGCTGATTTCCAGGAGAACCTGTCGCGGCCGGGGTACAGCCGGCTCGGTGGTGACGTGAATGCAAGGGACCGAGTTCGCCAGCGTCGCGTACGCGTTCGCCCTCTGGACGAGGTGATTCCCCTGGCCCGGCCTGTTCACTTCATCAAGATTGATGTGGAAGGAGCCGAGCTTTCGGCGCTGAGAGGAGCCAAGAAAATTCTCGCCCGATGGCGGCCTCCCATCATGTTCGAAAGCGGCCCCGATGGGGCGGCTGCGTTCGGGTATCACAGGCGGCAGCTATTCGACTTCCTGAACAAGGATCAAGGCTACGAGATCTTCCACTTCCAGGACTTTCTCGACGGTGGAGAGCCATTGTCGTGGTGTGATTTCGATGCCTGCCATGAATACCCGGCCCGGGCTCGCAACTTCATCGCGATTCGCGCAGATCGGCCGGTGCAAGATCAGGCGTTGCTTCGGTAG
- a CDS encoding oligosaccharide flippase family protein, whose translation MSDGDPSAIEPPASASSTSAQRVASASFWAGLGFGARFTIRLGGNLVFARLLFPEAFGLMAIINAIRTGLGMFSDLGIAPSVVQSKRGDEAVFLDTAWTMQIIRGALLAAVALAFAGPLSRYYGRPELHGMLAWTSTALLLAGFNSMSMAQMQRRMAIRGIEVVMFSGQVASVAVVLVWLLIEPTVWALVAGTVAASFVRLIASHAIADRRARLRWDPGSAREIFRFGRWITLSTALTFFADQADRLILGRLADLAQLGVYSIAAMLAALPAILVNSVGTLAVFPALSRSRQTSGDFSSAYARARRPIVALGGLIVASILVAANPLISILYDPRYADTGWMLQVLIVGTWFRILESPPRAALLALGETHWLAALNGVKLVSVVVGLPVGFTLGGIAGGLGALVAGDVLRFIVCSVGAKRQGLRSFAGDMGVTLATAIAAVVGAAVASALKATGASQVVLLFAGAGGALGAFAPVALFLLHRSNALGLLRFRP comes from the coding sequence ATGAGTGACGGAGATCCTTCAGCAATAGAGCCGCCCGCCTCTGCCAGTAGTACTTCCGCTCAGCGCGTCGCGAGTGCCTCATTCTGGGCCGGGCTTGGCTTTGGTGCCCGGTTTACCATCCGACTCGGGGGCAACCTCGTCTTCGCGCGCCTCCTCTTCCCCGAGGCCTTCGGGTTGATGGCGATCATCAACGCGATCCGAACCGGGCTCGGAATGTTCTCGGATCTTGGCATCGCACCAAGTGTGGTCCAGAGCAAGCGAGGAGATGAAGCGGTCTTCCTCGACACAGCCTGGACAATGCAGATCATTCGCGGCGCCCTACTCGCCGCGGTGGCGCTCGCATTCGCCGGCCCCCTATCGCGATACTACGGCCGACCGGAACTCCATGGGATGCTTGCGTGGACCAGCACTGCGCTCCTGCTCGCCGGGTTCAATTCGATGAGCATGGCGCAAATGCAGCGACGAATGGCCATTCGCGGCATCGAAGTCGTCATGTTCTCCGGACAGGTCGCGTCCGTCGCCGTGGTCTTGGTCTGGCTGTTGATCGAGCCGACCGTGTGGGCATTGGTTGCGGGAACCGTGGCAGCCAGCTTCGTTCGACTGATCGCGAGCCATGCCATTGCTGATCGAAGGGCCCGGTTGCGTTGGGACCCTGGATCCGCACGCGAGATCTTTCGATTCGGGCGGTGGATCACCCTCAGTACGGCGCTTACCTTCTTCGCAGATCAGGCGGATCGGCTGATTCTCGGACGGCTCGCTGACCTTGCCCAGCTCGGCGTATATAGCATCGCTGCCATGTTGGCGGCCCTGCCAGCAATCTTGGTCAACAGCGTAGGGACGCTTGCGGTGTTCCCCGCCCTCAGCCGGAGCCGCCAGACGAGCGGGGATTTCTCGAGTGCCTACGCGCGTGCGCGTCGGCCGATCGTCGCATTGGGCGGCTTGATCGTCGCCAGCATTCTTGTGGCGGCCAACCCTCTGATCAGCATCCTCTACGACCCGCGCTACGCGGATACCGGGTGGATGCTGCAGGTGCTGATCGTCGGGACGTGGTTCCGCATTCTCGAGAGCCCTCCACGAGCCGCGTTGCTCGCCCTCGGCGAGACCCATTGGCTGGCAGCACTCAACGGAGTCAAGCTCGTCTCCGTTGTCGTCGGGCTTCCGGTCGGATTCACCCTCGGTGGTATCGCAGGCGGACTCGGAGCCCTGGTAGCTGGCGACGTGCTGCGATTCATCGTCTGCTCAGTCGGGGCCAAGCGCCAAGGGCTCCGTTCTTTCGCGGGGGACATGGGAGTAACCCTAGCCACTGCCATCGCAGCTGTGGTTGGAGCAGCCGTCGCGTCAGCGCTGAAGGCAACGGGCGCCAGCCAGGTCGTATTGCTATTTGCGGGCGCTGGCGGGGCGCTCGGCGCGTTCGCTCCGGTGGCACTCTTTCTACTCCACCGGAGTAATGCTCTCGGTCTTCTCCGCTTCCGGCCCTGA